In Rhinolophus ferrumequinum isolate MPI-CBG mRhiFer1 chromosome 3, mRhiFer1_v1.p, whole genome shotgun sequence, the DNA window CCAAAACTACCAATTtaatctgttctttgtatctatgaacttgatttttgttttttagatttcacatgtaagtgagagcATACGGTATCTGTCTtcctctatctgacttatttctgtctttctctgtctgacttagcataatgccctcaagatccatccatgtgggagcaaaataattttttctgaaatCATCATTGAGACTGCCCAAAGCAGGGAGCCTTACCAGTGCCAGCATAGGCAGGTGTACAGTGACTTGTGAGAGAAAGCAAGATATCTAGGCAGAGACTGCAGGAATAAACAGGGAGGGTGTGTCCTGGAAGGAGTAGAGGGAATACTTAGAAGGCCTTGGGGCCTGAATGAAAAAAAGCTGTAGTTCATGGGGTTAGGGGTGGGGCACTGAGTCCCTCAttaaggagagggaaaaggaaggagggagtgatGTCAGGAAACAGGAGGGTCCTCAAAGGCAAAAATCCTCCCCTCTTTTGTGCTCTCTAGACTAGCCCTGGCCTCAGGCCTGCAGAGACATTTTAATCTTaacctcctcccttttctttttggtaCCTCTAAGGGCACATGAAGGTGATGCAGCTCCTTATAGACTATGGAGCCAGGCCCTGCCTGGTAACTGATGTGGGCTGGACCCCAGCTCATTTTGCCGCTGAGTCAGGCCATCTGAATGTGCTTAAAACTCTCCATGCTTTGCACGCCGCCATTGATGCCCCTGACTTCTTTGGAGACACACCAAAGAGGATCGCACAGATCTATGGGCAGAAAGCCTGTGTGGCTTTCCTGGAGAAGTAAGTTCCATTTACTTCTAACTATAAAAGGACAGAGACACCGTTGCAGAATCACCTCCCAAATTTCGGGTTCATGTGTCCTATGTGCTCATAAGCCAACACATTGAGACACTGGTGCTTGGACATCGAGAAAGGTTTATTTGATTTGTTCAAAGTGAGCGGATGGGAGAGcacacacaaaagtagagaatTTTTAATGCATCTAGGGAGTAAGGAAGGAGGAGTTCCAGCAAACTGAGAAAGAAGTCTGTGTTTCTTCGATGACAGATGACACTTTTTTGTATCAGACTCCTGGGTGTGAGCAGCTGGTCATAGCGAACGGGAAAACAAActcaaaacaaactcaaaatttGTCCTCGAGACCCTGAAGTTATCTCCTCCTACTTGACAAAGAAACATTACATCAGCAACACAACATTATATTATGAGAACAAGGGGTGCTGGGTTGAAGAACCAAGATTCTGCAAAATATCTCACAATGTACATCAGTGATGTTATCTTTGAAGCAAAAAGCAGAAACTAGACATCTTAGGACTATTGCCATTGTTTTGGCTATCATTGTTTTATGGTTAACTAGCTATACGTTTCTATTATCTCAAgcaaaacatacttttaaatatttctgctgAACTTGCTTTACATGACTAACATCCTTTCTTAAACTTTGGCTATAAGCTATGTGACAAACAAAAGCAATTGAATCATTTAGCTAAAGCCTATACTTACATCCTAATGAAGAATTAAATTCTTTAATTCTAGTTGCCAGAAATACTAGGGGCATTAAAATCACAGGGGGTTCGGCTTCAAAATAAGAGCTCGTGAACAAGGTCTTTGCCGACTCAGTAGTCTCAGGTCAATGAAAATGAATTGAGGTAGTCCACCCCACTATTGCTTgaattgtttttgttaatttttcactGAAATGACTAATTTGGGGTGGACACTATAGTGTTTTGGATTATGTACAATCGATTGCTTTTTAAtcatacaaaaattataatttttataattttatattatcataattttaatgacATAACATATCATTACTATAATTGTTGTTTTAGATTATGCAAAGATCATCTCAGATTAGAGGTGGGGCACCAAGTTTGAAAATGGGACATGGTGCAAGATTTATCATCGTACTGAATCAGCTCTCATCCAAGTTACCAGCGAGGTTCTTGTTGCTAAATCAATGGCCTTTCTCAATTCACATCTTACCCCCACTTGATTTGATATTCATGAAacttttctctcttgctttatCTGATGCTACTCTCTTCTAGTTCTCCTTCTGTCTGTCTGACTGTTTCTTATGATTTTGTCTAAGCTCCTATTGTTACATGTTTTTCAAGGGCTGACATTCCACAGGGTCCTGTCCTCAACTCGCCTCCACTGACTTTCTCTGAGTAATGTCAGCCCCTCTCTCGTGACCAATGGGTAGGTGAGCGTGATTCACAGCCTGAGTGTAACTGAACTGGGGGAAGAGTGGTTCCTCCAAACAGGCAGGAGTGCTATTTCCAGGGCCAGTTGGCAGACATTGCTGAGCAGACTAAAAAAACACATCATGTGCCAGTCATTTCTACTTATCATCATCTCCCGTGAGGAACTTCCCTTCTGACAGGGACAAGGTGTAGAGAGAAAGCATTCTGGTTGGAGAGAAATTAATCTGGATCTTGAAAGATAGCGAAGACCTGGCtaatggaggaggaagaaagattCTTGATTGAAGGGAAGGCACCATGTTGAAAATGTGCATaagttgtgtgtatatgtgaggAGGTGGAGTGATAGTGGAGGAAGAATGGCCTGGCTAAGAAGAGCATTCACACTAGAGAGAAGTGGAGAATAAGGTCCAGTGGGTGAGTGGGTGAGCCGGGCAAGCATGTGAATGTGAACTCATCAGAGGCTGGACAAGCTGAAGCAGATGCTTCAGCAAAGTCTGTAGCGGAAGAGGCAGCGGTGGTGCTATGCTGGTAGGTTTGGAGGCACCTGGACTGCAGTCAAGGAAATCACTTAAGGAATTTAACACGTCCCATTGGAAGTAGGTGAGCTCCTAGATGAAGATGATCAAGAGGAAGGATGTAAGAGAGTTTTAAAAGAAGACTAGACAGTATTTGACAACTTTCCGAATATCCTAGGGATCCTAGTGGAATAATTCAACTTTTGATTCAGCCTTGCTGAGTAGTACGtctctcattcaacaaatagtttgGAGACCTCCTATGTGCATGATGTTGAACTAGATACTAGAAAGGATTTAAAGACAAATCAGACACAGTGCTGGGACATCAAGAAGTTCCCTGTCTGGGAAATGACTTGTTTACATAAATAACACTTAATACACGATAGAAAGTGACAAGGGTCCTAAGAGCAGGCTGAAGGAGGGACACTGCATGTTGAGAGGGACACTGAGTGAATGTGGTCTGGTGATTGAGAGGTCACTTCCAGCTTGTTGGGACAATGGGGGCTGAGGGAGAAGCAGGTGTGCTATCCTCTGAATGAACTGTACTTGTTATAATGCTTGGCACTTAGAATACTGTTTGCTCTGCCTGTACCGTCATCTATGCTCCCAAATTCCATTTGTCCTCATATGGCTCAAGTTTTATCTCTGTGAAGTGGCTTTCACCAATGTCTTTTAGCAAGTCACACATACACCTTTGACCTCACATGCAAAATGGCGCATGTGTGCAAGTCCCATTGGCCAGGTGTGTGTgactatctatctatatctacctaGCTACCCATAACTATTCTTTACATAAACCCATCAGTATGTATAACACATTATGTGATagtaagtaatttttattttatcccttATACGTTTCTGTACTTTCAAATTTTTTACAATGAACAGGCACGGCTTTCATAATTacgaaaaaaatacaattaaaaaataaatgaaggaaaacagcCTCCTAATAACATGCTAGTTGCTCTATAAATGTGAACCCTTGAAGAATTAACAGTGCCTTCTTCAAGGTTAGTGCCCTACTGTCTTTGATTCTATTACACATCTCACTCCTGGCACATTGTTTTTCTCCACCTCCACATAGTTTCCGAAATATCTGCAACCTCCTTAAGTGTACGCTTGGAAGAACGCAGGCTTGAACTTGGCCTCCTTCCTGTAGAGGAACTCTGAGGTGCCCAGGCTGTATGCAGAGGGCGGGAAGGGAGGCCAGGCTCTCCTGCCTGCTCTCTGAGagcctctctcttcccctctcctagGGCCGAGCCCGAGTGCCGGGACCACCGTCTCACTGCCACGCAAGAGGGGCTGCCGCTGGATCAGCGGGACGAAGACTGGGACGCCAAGAAATGGGAGATGGAGCAGTCTCTTCCCTCATCGAATCAAAAcactaataagaaaaagaataagaaaagtcGAGGCCACACCAGGCTCAGCAATGCCACAGAGCGGAGAGTGTGAAAAGGCTGGCGCCATAGGGACTGGGACCTATTTTCTGGTGGGAGATTTCCCCTGGCACCAGACTGGAGATTATCAGGCGTGTGTTGTTCTTTACatgatttattaggttggtgcaaaagtaattgcggtttaaaatgttaaaaataatggcaaaaaccgcaattactgttgcaccaccCTAATTACTCATAGACCATTAGTCAGATGGCTTGTACTGGTAGCTCATGACTTGTCATTCAACCCAGAATTCTTGCCTGGGTGCTCTCCACATGGGTGGTTGCCTCCTTGCTAATGCGTGCTGTCCTCAAGAATTACCAGGAGGAGACAAATGTTAGCTGCTTGCATGTTGTGATCAGTGATTTGTACCTTCAGCATCTCCTGACCCCCATATGCAACTATAGAATTTCAAAAGAGCTCCTCTTAAGGAAACTGTATTGTTTAAAtgcaaacagacaaacaaaaccctcaaaaATCGACAAAATACTCTGTTTAGTCAAtctaacaaaaaaattatttggtatCACATAGATACACGAATGTATCTCTCAGTTTCCAGCTGCGTTCTTCCTTTGTGAAGTAGAGGCCCACCATCTCAGCATGTCCATCTTTACCAATAATCACTTCTACCCAGGAAGAACAGACAATAGACTAATTCACTGGGAGATAACTGAGAACCCGGACCCCGACATGATTTAATCTCGCCATACATAATTAATGCAAAATAGCATGAAATAATGGAATGTGGTTGCAACTGTTATTTAACTGTATGTTTTAGGAAATTTAATACCAGTCAGATATTTCCTATGAAAATATTgcatccaaattgagatgtgctgtaaatgtaaaatgcataGCAGATTTTTGAAGACAGTACAAAAAATGTAAGATAGatcatcaataatattttatattgattacatgttgaaatgatagtattttggaTATTGGGTTAAATCAAAGATATTATTAACATGaattttacctcttttcttttacttttttaaaaatgtggctactaAAATATGTAACATCACATATGtgtcttgcttttttcccctatCAGACAGCACTGCCATAGAAATTAGAGAATATTTAAAGCAGGCAACTGGTCTGATGCACCTTAATTGGCCACCCCACATTCTAGGTTTACTGGTTTCTAAAACAATATCTTTAGGCGTCTAACATCTTTATTATATTCCTCAATTAATGCTTATGTTAAGAGACATCATGTTAGGTTTGGATTTTCTGAAATGAATAGATGCTTGAACATCTTATAGTTAGGAGGATACCTTTCTAGTGTTTGTCCACCCTGAATGTCAGTCCCCTTTCTCTGTGCCTTGCAGTTCAGAGGGGTGGTTCCTGCTTGTCATGTTTGTACTGATCCCCAACCAGTAGGAACATTGGAAGACCGCTAACTCACCCAGGATCAATACGATTCTTCTCCTGGGAACCTGAAGAAAGTTTTCATGAGAGGATGGATCAGTAGCATATAACCTCAGAAGTATGGAGTAGCTAATTCTACAATAAGGCTGGGGAAGTAGAGAGGTATTCTactaagagaaagagaagactgagggaaaagatgaaggagggaagacagagagagagagagagagagagagagagagagagagagagagagggagagagagagagagagagagagagacagagagagagagagagagagagagagagaacaacttTCCAGTTTCCAGTTCTGGTTCCTTACTCAGGAAACCTGTGAAATACTACTTTCATAACACTATttcctcctttgatttttttgCCCCCCCCTTGCACCCAGTCTTTTCTAACAAATACAGTTTTGAGATCATGGGTTTATGAGTCGAGCAGACTTAGGTTTGTATCCTCCTCTATGAAATAGGCAAAATAATCCTTACTTCctggggttgctgtgaggatgaaatgagagacTGTGTAAAATGCTGGCATTGGTACTCTGTAACTGGCTATTGTATTGCCACAGAAGTGAGCTCAGTTTTTCACTGGGAATCCCAACGGCACTCAGAAATAATACCTTTTATGGATCAAGTGAGGCTCTCCATTGTTCAGTCCATAAATATGCCCTGTCTAGTTTCACGACATGGACAGTAGCTTGTCTTCCACTGGTCAGACAGACTTGGACTAAATTGTGATAAGTAAAGTGTTCTTAGGGTCCTTTACTGTGGTCTCCCAAGATCTCCCAGTGTCCTCATTGAGTTCtcctttcattcttcttcttATCGAGGCATTAACAAAAGGAATCTATTTCTTTTCCGTTGAGTTTTTGTATAGTAAATGTGAACAACAGGAAGAAGACACTAAAATTGCTTCTTTGTATGAAGAATTTATTGTAGTGTAAACTCTATACTAAGCACTTTACGTCTATTGTATCTAATCTGCAAGGCAGGTGTCATTATCCCCAGTTGACATCACAAACAAGTTctgagaggttgagtaacttgccttAGATTAAAGAAGATGCTCTTTTCAGGGTAGGATGTTTGTTAATTAACAGGGTACAGGTAGCCTTGAAAAAGGGGACAACCAGTTCTTCGGTAAATCAGTgggaggagaaacaaagaggaagcaGCTGAATCAGGATGGGTCAAACAGCAAACTCGCTAAGTTTAATTATATTATTGATCTACCAAATTTCACCTTTATACTTTTTCAATGTCCGCCTCCATCAGGAAGCCTTCTCAGATTACAAGGTCCATACTGTCTAGCTCTGCTTTGACTTCTAATTGAATCTATGAtaac includes these proteins:
- the ANKRD66 gene encoding ankyrin repeat domain-containing protein 66 is translated as MELTKLSDMTKLHQAVAAGDYKLVKTILKKGICDPNYKDVDWNDRTPLHWAAIKGHMKVMQLLIDYGARPCLVTDVGWTPAHFAAESGHLNVLKTLHALHAAIDAPDFFGDTPKRIAQIYGQKACVAFLEKAEPECRDHRLTATQEGLPLDQRDEDWDAKKWEMEQSLPSSNQNTNKKKNKKSRGHTRLSNATERRV